In Syntrophomonas wolfei subsp. wolfei str. Goettingen G311, a single window of DNA contains:
- a CDS encoding YvrJ family protein: MPGKDVRKMEGMLNLIANVGFPIAVAAYLLIRIENKLGDLTRAIAELRECIITLPSREYGSGSRNTHVSGNSLSEKSAAYPPS; this comes from the coding sequence ATGCCTGGAAAGGATGTGAGAAAAATGGAAGGTATGCTGAACCTTATCGCCAATGTGGGCTTTCCCATAGCCGTGGCAGCCTATCTGCTCATCCGCATAGAGAACAAGCTGGGCGATCTCACCCGGGCTATAGCGGAGCTGCGCGAATGTATTATCACCCTCCCGAGCCGGGAATATGGGAGCGGCAGCCGTAATACCCATGTATCCGGAAACTCCCTTTCTGAAAAGAGTGCTGCTTATCCTCCGTCATGA
- the mutM gene encoding bifunctional DNA-formamidopyrimidine glycosylase/DNA-(apurinic or apyrimidinic site) lyase has translation MPELPEVETIKNNLQEILPLRIKELEIRREDILRCRDYALEELTGQIIEEASRRGKYLILAVDNGLFLVFHLGMSGRLYIQEEETTVLEPHVHVIIHLDKRLKLLYQDARRFGGLWLLKDTQCFFSRLGKEPLSEEFCPRYLEQVLQGRQTAIKNLLLNQNLISGIGNIYADEALFMAGIRPDRQAASLSVREIEGLCCGIKEVLAKSIKYRGTTFRDYRDGKRQPGEFQNHLQVYGRFNQACPNCGQPLKRSRIGGRSSHYCEKCQQ, from the coding sequence ATGCCGGAATTACCGGAGGTCGAGACGATCAAGAATAACCTGCAGGAAATTCTGCCGCTTAGAATCAAAGAACTAGAAATCCGGCGTGAGGATATATTACGCTGCCGGGACTATGCCCTGGAAGAGCTTACTGGTCAGATCATAGAAGAAGCGTCCCGCCGGGGCAAGTATCTTATCCTGGCCGTGGACAACGGCCTGTTCCTGGTTTTTCACCTGGGTATGAGCGGCAGGCTTTATATACAAGAGGAAGAAACTACGGTTCTAGAACCGCATGTGCATGTGATAATCCATTTGGATAAGCGGCTTAAGCTTTTATACCAGGATGCTCGTCGTTTCGGGGGGCTATGGCTGCTTAAGGATACCCAATGCTTCTTTTCCCGGCTGGGAAAAGAGCCTTTGAGTGAGGAGTTTTGCCCCCGCTACCTGGAACAGGTTTTGCAAGGACGCCAAACTGCCATAAAAAATCTGCTTTTGAATCAGAACCTTATCTCTGGCATCGGCAACATCTATGCCGATGAAGCCCTGTTTATGGCGGGGATTAGGCCTGATCGCCAGGCTGCTTCCCTTTCTGTGCGAGAGATTGAAGGCTTGTGCTGCGGCATCAAAGAAGTTTTGGCAAAGAGCATTAAATATCGTGGCACCACTTTTCGCGATTACCGAGACGGTAAGCGACAACCGGGGGAGTTCCAAAACCACCTGCAAGTCTATGGCCGTTTTAATCAAGCCTGCCCCAACTGCGGCCAGCCTCTGAAAAGAAGCAGAATCGGTGGCAGAAGCAGCCATTACTGCGAGAAATGCCAGCAGTAA
- a CDS encoding ABC transporter substrate-binding protein, whose translation MIIRCKRIVLFIVFCGLIVVLASIVHWRQVAVYTANLDTRPFNLGLVGEINSIEPAKLSNHPERLLASTIYEGLLCFDEEKGEIKPALARKWKYSSDGKSLTLYLRGDVKFHNGKKLTAADVKASWERNLGSIEDWSNVSLFLPIAGCAERLQGKNIDIYGIKVLNEHTLKITLLQPNRVFIYFLGHPLFWVFDSEDNNDPLAGTGPFIFQENKENKKFFLIKNEKYYRGNPRLAAINVQVFPDELQAMDDYKAGKLDYLDTVPLEEIKKIRKASEYKGLYIEKPVLENYSLVFNLNRKPFASNYYLRRALNYAIDRKKINDEVFGGSCLPAKGAIPTGIPGYSEEMQGYSYKPEKAKELLEEAGYPGGRDLPPLLLTYNNSEAHKMVAEAVAAQLAQLGITVQTQALDWDYYRKQMSSMNMSFFRLGWKADYPHADSFLYSLYHSSQMGNSNFSGYNNPQVNKILESSRAATNEKERSALLRKAEQIVVDDAPCLWLYQKKAAKLLGKDVDSLTIDAMEMIDWYQVELFKPGVNQEGDIIKEKV comes from the coding sequence TTGATTATCCGGTGCAAGAGAATAGTCCTGTTTATTGTTTTCTGTGGCTTAATAGTAGTTTTGGCTTCCATTGTACATTGGCGTCAGGTAGCGGTCTACACCGCCAACCTGGACACTCGCCCTTTTAATCTTGGACTGGTAGGTGAAATCAACAGCATCGAGCCAGCCAAACTGAGCAATCACCCCGAGAGGTTACTGGCTTCCACCATCTATGAAGGCCTGCTCTGTTTTGATGAAGAGAAGGGTGAGATTAAACCAGCTTTGGCCAGGAAGTGGAAGTATTCTAGCGATGGCAAATCGCTTACCCTTTATCTCAGGGGAGATGTGAAGTTTCATAATGGGAAAAAGCTAACTGCCGCCGATGTTAAGGCGTCATGGGAGAGAAATCTTGGCAGCATTGAGGATTGGTCTAATGTGAGCCTTTTCCTGCCTATAGCTGGCTGTGCGGAACGTTTGCAGGGCAAGAATATAGATATTTATGGAATTAAGGTCTTAAACGAGCATACTTTGAAAATCACTTTGCTCCAGCCGAACAGAGTATTCATTTATTTTCTGGGCCACCCGCTATTCTGGGTTTTTGACAGTGAGGATAATAATGATCCCCTGGCAGGTACGGGCCCCTTCATTTTTCAAGAAAATAAGGAAAATAAGAAATTTTTCCTGATTAAAAATGAGAAATATTACCGAGGTAATCCCCGCCTGGCGGCCATAAATGTGCAGGTTTTCCCCGATGAACTGCAGGCCATGGATGATTATAAGGCAGGAAAATTAGATTACCTGGACACTGTACCCCTGGAAGAAATAAAGAAAATAAGAAAAGCTTCTGAGTATAAGGGCCTATATATCGAAAAGCCTGTCCTGGAGAATTATTCCCTGGTTTTTAACCTGAACAGAAAACCTTTTGCCAGCAATTATTACTTGCGCCGGGCCCTTAATTATGCCATTGATCGGAAGAAGATTAATGATGAAGTATTCGGGGGCAGTTGCCTTCCCGCTAAAGGAGCTATCCCTACAGGGATTCCAGGCTACAGCGAAGAGATGCAGGGTTATAGCTACAAGCCGGAAAAAGCCAAAGAACTACTGGAAGAAGCCGGCTACCCGGGTGGCCGTGATTTACCCCCTTTGCTCTTAACCTATAATAACAGCGAAGCCCATAAGATGGTGGCTGAAGCCGTTGCCGCACAGCTTGCCCAGCTGGGCATCACCGTTCAAACCCAGGCCCTGGACTGGGACTATTATCGCAAACAAATGTCCAGTATGAATATGAGTTTTTTCCGTCTGGGTTGGAAAGCCGATTATCCCCATGCTGACAGCTTCCTCTATAGCCTGTATCATTCTTCTCAGATGGGGAACAGCAATTTCTCCGGCTACAATAACCCCCAGGTGAATAAGATTTTGGAGTCATCCCGGGCCGCAACTAATGAGAAAGAAAGGAGCGCTTTGCTGCGTAAGGCAGAGCAAATCGTTGTAGACGATGCCCCTTGCCTGTGGCTCTACCAAAAGAAAGCGGCCAAACTCCTGGGTAAAGATGTGGATTCCCTTACAATTGATGCTATGGAAATGATAGACTGGTACCAGGTAGAACTTTTCAAACCAGGGGTAAACCAGGAGGGAGATATAATAAAAGAGAAGGTTTGA
- a CDS encoding protein NO VEIN domain-containing protein: protein MSDINTYLEQLKPNVVIKGPLFPESIQIITTIPLADSIRIFGKGLKTNQAYDNILSLAQLNELDITPDKEPFDGDAKRFRLGIEAMRLGLAYEYDPYFSLSIARVDPLPHQLEAVYDYFLKLPRIRFLLADDPGAGKTIMAGLLIKELKIRGIIKRILIVTPANLSFQWQREMKDRFRENFKVIRGDVLRANYGANPWQDENQVITSISWVSRIEDANESLLRSHWDLIIVDEAHKMSAYSADKKTLAYKLGESLSEMTDHYLLMTATPHKGDPANFCLFLELLDKDVYGDVKSLEEAMRRQSAPFYLRRVKEALVTFPDPETGDIMTLFTKRNVQTADFQIDLDEMDFYEALTRYVEDQSIKAAQDDSARGRALAFTMAMLQRRFASSVYAVRRTLERMKLKREQILADPEAYRKEQVNKKLPEDFDDLPEEEQAEIIAQLEDIVASVDPVALQEEIIQLGRLINQALDLEKREAESKLIKLKDTLIQHGLFDDPKMKLLIFTEHKDTLTYLVGKLQDWGLTVTQIHGGMKIGDRDAPGTRIYAEREFREDCQVMVATEAAGEGINLQFCWFMINYDIPWNPVRLEQRMGRIHRYGQGKDCLILNFVSTNTREGRVLNKLFERIHKIEDDLDPKRTGKVFNVLGDIFPANELEKMVRNMYTRNTTEDVIKDRIIKEVDTERFKNITHSALEGLAKKELNLSAIIGKSAEARERRLVPEVIEDFFLEASKISGVPAKAVRKGEHIYRSGRVPRNLWQIGESLEPRFGKLGHEYKQICFNKELLKKDPTLEWVTPGHPLFETVREDVLIQVQEDLKHGAVFYDLHRQSPACLDVYSASIKDGLGNVVHRRLFAVETTPSGQMAVRQPTIFLDLIANPEPVELPQYDNLPGRDAIEQHLLIEALRPLLDEVSEQRDKETRIITEHLRISLNELINRQQLRMIELYQLQDNDDPNPLLAANIKTTEDRLDELNERLERRMQELEREKSCTIGDIVHYGRAWVLPHPDRTTPQMAPMVRDDEIEAIAIKKAMEYEQARGWNPVSVEKENRGFDLISRKPHAEDPETAVDVRFIEVKGRAGVGEIALTSNEYKTAERLKDDYWLYVVFNCATEPQVYPIQNPARLGWKPIVKIEHYHVGANEILGANND from the coding sequence ATGAGTGATATCAATACATATCTTGAGCAATTAAAACCCAATGTGGTAATAAAGGGCCCCTTATTTCCTGAATCCATACAGATAATAACTACAATCCCCTTGGCAGATTCAATAAGAATATTCGGCAAGGGATTAAAAACAAACCAGGCTTATGATAATATTCTGTCCCTAGCGCAGTTAAACGAATTAGATATAACCCCAGATAAAGAGCCTTTCGATGGAGATGCTAAGAGATTTCGTCTTGGGATTGAAGCTATGCGATTGGGACTAGCCTACGAGTATGATCCATATTTTTCACTTTCTATTGCTCGTGTTGATCCATTACCGCATCAGTTAGAAGCGGTTTATGATTATTTTCTGAAACTGCCTCGAATCCGTTTCCTGCTGGCTGATGACCCCGGAGCCGGTAAAACGATTATGGCAGGGCTACTAATTAAGGAGCTAAAGATTCGGGGCATAATCAAAAGAATTTTGATTGTAACTCCAGCCAATCTTTCATTTCAGTGGCAACGCGAAATGAAAGATCGTTTTCGGGAAAACTTTAAAGTAATACGGGGAGATGTGCTGAGGGCTAATTATGGCGCCAACCCCTGGCAAGATGAAAACCAGGTTATAACCTCTATATCCTGGGTATCTCGTATTGAAGATGCCAACGAAAGCTTATTGCGCAGTCACTGGGATTTAATTATTGTGGATGAAGCTCACAAAATGAGTGCATATAGTGCTGATAAAAAGACCCTGGCTTATAAGCTGGGGGAATCTCTTTCTGAAATGACCGATCATTATCTACTTATGACGGCCACCCCGCATAAAGGCGATCCAGCTAATTTTTGTCTCTTTCTTGAACTTCTCGATAAAGATGTATATGGGGATGTAAAAAGCCTGGAGGAAGCTATGCGCAGGCAGAGTGCCCCATTTTATCTGCGCCGGGTCAAAGAAGCGCTCGTAACATTTCCTGACCCGGAGACCGGCGATATCATGACGCTTTTTACTAAAAGGAATGTACAGACTGCTGATTTCCAAATCGATCTGGATGAAATGGATTTTTATGAGGCCCTGACCCGATATGTAGAAGACCAATCTATCAAGGCCGCCCAGGATGATTCAGCCCGAGGCAGAGCTTTGGCATTTACCATGGCCATGCTGCAACGAAGATTTGCTTCCAGTGTTTATGCAGTACGCAGAACCTTGGAAAGAATGAAATTAAAGAGAGAACAGATTCTGGCCGACCCGGAAGCCTACCGTAAAGAGCAGGTGAACAAAAAACTGCCGGAGGATTTTGATGACCTGCCCGAAGAAGAACAGGCAGAAATTATTGCTCAGTTGGAAGATATTGTAGCCTCGGTTGACCCGGTGGCTTTGCAAGAAGAGATAATTCAACTGGGCCGATTGATTAATCAGGCCCTTGATCTGGAAAAAAGAGAAGCTGAAAGCAAACTCATTAAGCTAAAAGATACCCTTATTCAACATGGATTATTTGATGATCCTAAGATGAAGCTCCTTATTTTTACCGAGCATAAAGATACCTTGACCTATCTGGTTGGGAAACTGCAGGATTGGGGCCTAACGGTGACCCAGATTCATGGCGGGATGAAGATTGGTGATCGGGATGCTCCTGGTACTCGTATTTATGCAGAACGGGAGTTTAGAGAAGATTGTCAGGTCATGGTGGCCACCGAAGCCGCTGGAGAAGGAATAAACCTGCAGTTTTGCTGGTTCATGATCAATTATGATATTCCCTGGAATCCAGTTCGGCTGGAGCAACGCATGGGCCGTATCCATCGTTACGGACAGGGAAAAGACTGCTTGATTCTCAATTTTGTATCTACCAATACCCGTGAAGGCAGGGTATTAAACAAGCTTTTCGAACGCATTCATAAGATAGAGGATGATCTGGATCCAAAACGTACCGGTAAGGTGTTCAATGTTTTGGGCGATATTTTCCCGGCTAATGAATTGGAAAAAATGGTGCGCAATATGTACACGCGCAATACCACTGAAGACGTTATCAAGGATCGCATTATAAAAGAGGTTGATACCGAACGATTTAAGAATATAACTCATTCAGCTCTGGAAGGCCTGGCAAAAAAAGAGCTGAACTTATCTGCCATTATTGGCAAGTCTGCCGAGGCCAGGGAACGGCGCCTGGTTCCCGAAGTAATAGAGGATTTCTTTTTGGAAGCCAGTAAAATTAGTGGTGTTCCCGCCAAGGCGGTTCGTAAAGGAGAGCATATTTATCGTTCCGGACGAGTACCCCGTAACCTGTGGCAGATTGGTGAATCGCTTGAACCGCGTTTTGGTAAGTTAGGACATGAGTATAAACAAATATGTTTTAATAAAGAGTTGTTAAAAAAGGATCCTACCCTGGAGTGGGTTACCCCAGGCCATCCTTTATTTGAAACCGTAAGGGAGGATGTGTTAATTCAGGTTCAGGAGGATTTGAAACATGGGGCTGTTTTCTACGATTTGCATCGTCAATCCCCTGCCTGTCTGGATGTGTATTCAGCTTCCATTAAAGATGGTCTGGGTAATGTGGTACACCGTCGTTTATTTGCAGTTGAAACTACGCCTAGTGGTCAAATGGCAGTGCGCCAGCCTACTATTTTTTTGGATTTGATTGCTAATCCAGAACCTGTAGAACTGCCTCAGTATGATAATCTTCCCGGGCGTGACGCAATAGAGCAGCATTTATTGATAGAAGCCTTACGTCCTTTACTTGATGAGGTTAGTGAGCAACGTGATAAGGAAACCCGGATTATCACCGAACATCTGCGTATCAGCCTCAATGAACTGATTAACCGGCAGCAACTTCGCATGATAGAACTGTATCAACTGCAGGATAACGATGACCCGAATCCTTTATTAGCTGCCAATATAAAAACAACTGAAGATAGACTGGATGAGTTAAACGAACGCTTGGAACGGCGTATGCAGGAACTGGAACGGGAAAAATCATGTACCATCGGGGACATTGTTCATTATGGCAGAGCCTGGGTTTTACCTCATCCCGATAGAACGACTCCCCAGATGGCCCCTATGGTTAGGGATGATGAAATTGAAGCTATAGCCATTAAGAAAGCCATGGAATATGAACAAGCCCGCGGGTGGAATCCGGTTTCCGTAGAGAAGGAAAACCGGGGCTTTGATTTAATTTCCCGCAAACCTCATGCCGAAGACCCTGAAACGGCTGTGGATGTACGTTTTATAGAAGTTAAGGGCCGGGCTGGGGTAGGTGAAATTGCTTTGACCAGTAATGAATATAAAACGGCGGAGAGATTAAAAGATGATTACTGGCTTTATGTAGTATTCAACTGTGCCACTGAACCCCAGGTTTATCCCATACAGAATCCAGCCCGTTTAGGATGGAAGCCAATAGTAAAGATTGAACACTATCATGTAGGAGCAAATGAAATATTGGGGGCAAATAATGACTGA
- the ytaF gene encoding sporulation membrane protein YtaF, translating into MEYFHILLFALAVSSDGFFAGMAYGLKKIKVPLVSLLVIAMASALAVSFSMLCGRGLAAIFPSDFASRLGAVMLMLIGVCFLLSACRDRIESMDEIGEEPLFSLNIKPLGIIIHILKEPARADFDLSGEISTREAFFLGLALAMDALGAGIGVALAGFNILLTALAVGVLKFILVNCGLQLGIKIKAERWQLISSLIPGLMLISLGILEIM; encoded by the coding sequence GTGGAGTATTTTCATATTCTCTTGTTTGCCCTGGCAGTGAGCAGTGACGGGTTTTTTGCCGGCATGGCCTACGGTTTAAAGAAAATTAAGGTTCCCTTGGTTTCGCTGCTGGTTATAGCTATGGCCTCAGCTCTGGCCGTTAGCTTTTCCATGTTATGTGGAAGAGGGCTGGCCGCCATATTCCCTTCTGATTTTGCCAGTCGCCTGGGAGCGGTAATGCTGATGCTTATCGGAGTTTGCTTTTTGCTCTCTGCCTGTCGGGATAGAATAGAGAGTATGGATGAGATAGGCGAAGAGCCCCTTTTTAGCCTGAACATCAAGCCTTTGGGCATAATCATACATATACTAAAAGAACCAGCCCGGGCTGATTTTGATTTATCCGGTGAGATCAGCACCCGGGAAGCTTTTTTTCTCGGGCTGGCTCTGGCTATGGATGCACTGGGGGCAGGTATCGGAGTGGCCCTCGCAGGTTTCAATATTCTATTAACAGCCCTGGCTGTGGGTGTGTTAAAATTTATACTAGTAAATTGTGGGTTGCAATTGGGAATTAAGATAAAAGCCGAGCGCTGGCAGCTAATTTCCTCCTTGATACCCGGCCTTATGCTGATAAGCCTGGGAATTCTCGAAATAATGTAG
- the coaE gene encoding dephospho-CoA kinase (Dephospho-CoA kinase (CoaE) performs the final step in coenzyme A biosynthesis.), with protein sequence MKTIGLTGGIASGKSMVARVLQEMGAVLLSADKIGHQVIEPGKTAYYDLIDNFGKEILNADGTINRKELGGIVFKDPQKLKLLNQLTHPPIMQEIKLKLAQIEQEQPEAIVVMEIPLLYETRMEKLFDQVWVVWVDRETQIKRLMARDAIDRSDAISRIDSQMPLDEKARRADLVIDNCGSIEETIAKATRYFNNI encoded by the coding sequence ATGAAAACGATAGGCCTAACAGGTGGTATTGCCAGTGGTAAGAGTATGGTAGCCAGGGTCCTGCAAGAAATGGGAGCAGTCTTGCTTAGTGCGGACAAAATAGGCCATCAGGTTATTGAACCAGGTAAAACTGCCTATTATGATTTGATAGATAACTTTGGAAAAGAGATATTGAATGCAGATGGGACAATCAACCGTAAAGAACTGGGGGGTATAGTGTTTAAAGATCCACAAAAACTAAAGTTGCTCAACCAGCTAACCCACCCTCCTATTATGCAGGAGATTAAATTAAAGCTGGCCCAAATTGAGCAAGAGCAGCCTGAGGCTATTGTAGTAATGGAAATCCCCCTGCTCTATGAAACCCGCATGGAAAAATTATTTGACCAGGTCTGGGTGGTCTGGGTGGATCGCGAGACGCAAATAAAACGGCTTATGGCTCGAGATGCTATTGACCGGAGTGATGCGATAAGCCGTATAGACTCCCAGATGCCCCTGGATGAAAAAGCCCGGCGGGCTGATCTAGTTATTGACAATTGCGGTAGCATAGAGGAAACAATAGCAAAGGCCACCAGATATTTCAACAATATTTAA
- a CDS encoding lytic transglycosylase domain-containing protein produces the protein MSKKKKKRFSISLWVSILIFLLMVLTFPQWISYFYPQPHRDIVFDTAYENQVDPYLVFAIIRAESKYQPTARSPVGARGLMQIMPETAAWIAEQKGISGFEAEQLNKPALNISFGCWYLNSLNQEFEGELPLVIAAYNAGRGKVKEWRVQGIWDGDAGKIDKIPFEETRNYVKIVLKNYEAYRAIYQ, from the coding sequence TTGAGCAAAAAAAAGAAAAAGCGCTTTTCTATTAGCCTGTGGGTTTCTATCCTTATCTTTCTATTAATGGTTTTAACCTTTCCCCAGTGGATAAGTTATTTCTACCCGCAGCCCCACCGGGATATTGTATTCGATACCGCTTATGAGAACCAGGTGGATCCCTATCTGGTTTTCGCCATAATTCGTGCTGAAAGCAAATATCAGCCTACGGCCCGGTCACCGGTGGGTGCTCGTGGCTTGATGCAGATAATGCCCGAAACCGCTGCCTGGATAGCTGAACAGAAAGGCATTAGTGGATTTGAAGCGGAGCAATTGAATAAGCCTGCTTTAAATATCAGCTTTGGCTGCTGGTATCTAAACAGTCTTAACCAGGAGTTCGAAGGCGAACTTCCCTTGGTTATCGCCGCCTATAATGCAGGCCGGGGAAAGGTGAAGGAGTGGCGAGTACAGGGAATTTGGGATGGTGATGCGGGGAAAATTGATAAAATACCATTTGAAGAAACCAGAAATTATGTCAAGATTGTTTTGAAAAACTATGAAGCCTACCGGGCTATTTACCAGTAG